A region from the Hydra vulgaris chromosome 10, alternate assembly HydraT2T_AEP genome encodes:
- the LOC136085701 gene encoding uncharacterized protein LOC136085701, producing MQDLTGTEKVDRLPILVTTMGKTKLLDIPKIPAGTGQDEAKAVYDAIRKWELENFVHGMCFDTTSSNTGRLSGACVLLEQLLGRPLLHFGCQHHIMELVLAAAFCVCMGPSKAPEILVFKRFQAQWSSFDQESYEDAFSDDVASAELSEVKHVIIVFCEQQLQDHQPRDDYRELLKLMLIFLGRKPTDWKNFRAPGSMHQARWMAKAIYSIKVWLFRSQFKLTLRESRGLLRVNIFLAKVYITFWFLAPLAYKAARNDLQLIQQLQAYPDQDIGAATSRKLAAIFGTCQKI from the exons ATGCAAGATCTGACTGGAACAGAGAAGGTGGATAGGTTGCCCATTCTTGTCACAACAATGGGGAAGACAAAGCTTTTGGATATTCCAAAGATTCCTGCAG gCACTGGACAAGACGAGGCCAAAGCAGTCTATGATGCTATCCGAAAATGGGAGCTGGAAAACTTTGTCCATGGTATGTGTTTCGATACAACCTCTTCCAACACCGGTCGGCTGTCTGGCGCTTGCGTTCTTCTCGAACAGCTACTAGGGCGGCCTCTACTGCACTTTGGTTGTCAACATCACATCATGGAACTGGTATTGGCTGCTGCTTTTTGTGTCTGTATGGGACCCAGTAAAGCTCCAGAAATACTCGTTTTCAAACGATTTCAAGCACAGTGGTCATCCTTTGACCAGGAAAGTTATGAAGATGCCTTTTCGGATGATGTTGCCTCAGCTGAACTCTCCGAAGTCAAACATGTAATCATTGTTTTCTGTGAACAGCAGCTGCAAGATCATCAGCCACGAGATGATTATCGCGAGCTGCTCAAACTGATGCTCATCTTTTTAGGAAGAAAGCCTACAGATTGGAAGAATTTTCGAGCGCCTGGGTCAATGCATCAAGCTCGATGGATGGCGAAAGCCATTTACAGTATAAAGGTTTGGCTGTTTCGATCACAGTTTAAGCTGACCTTGCGAGAGTCTCGTGGCCTACTACGTGTGAACATATTTCTTGCAAAGGTTTATATCACGTTCTGGTTTTTGGCGCCTCTGGCTTACAAAGCTGCTAGGAATGATCTACAACTTATTCAACAACTCCAGGCTTACCCTGATCAAGATATTGGTGCCGCAACATCACGCAAACTTGCGGCCATCTTTGGTACCTGTCAGAAGATTTGA